One genomic window of Nitrospirota bacterium includes the following:
- a CDS encoding DUF502 domain-containing protein gives MKSHIKKYFITGLLVIIPIWGTYLVLHAILRFLEGFIGNFLKSFDRYYIPGMGIISLLLLILLVGFFATNFIGRKIVLLWERLLEKVPLVSNIYSIFKHIVDTVSVQSKESFSRVVLVEFPSKGIYTIGFVTGVTKGEVQNLTTERVVNVFIPHTPLPTTGFFVFVPESLITPLSMSVEDGMKMVVSAGLYTPASFGMMKQSVSKETDNVKVKIDEDT, from the coding sequence ATGAAGAGTCACATAAAGAAATATTTCATTACCGGGCTTCTTGTAATTATCCCAATATGGGGTACGTATCTTGTACTTCATGCTATTCTCAGGTTCCTCGAGGGCTTCATTGGTAATTTCCTGAAAAGCTTTGACAGGTATTATATCCCTGGGATGGGAATTATCTCCCTTCTTTTGCTCATCCTGCTCGTGGGTTTTTTTGCGACAAATTTTATCGGCAGGAAGATTGTACTATTATGGGAGCGCCTCCTCGAAAAGGTGCCGCTGGTCAGCAACATATATTCTATTTTTAAACATATAGTTGATACGGTATCAGTGCAGAGTAAAGAGAGTTTCAGCCGGGTTGTCCTTGTAGAGTTTCCAAGCAAGGGGATATATACGATCGGTTTTGTAACCGGTGTAACAAAAGGGGAGGTTCAGAACCTTACTACAGAGAGGGTTGTTAATGTCTTCATTCCCCATACACCACTTCCCACAACAGGTTTTTTTGTTTTTGTACCGGAGAGTTTGATAACACCCCTTTCCATGAGTGTTGAAGACGGGATGAAGATGGTAGTCTCCGCCGGGCTTTATACCCCGGCATCTTTTGGGATGATGAAGCAATCAGTTTCAAAAGAAACCGACAATGTGAAGGTAAAAATAGATGAAGACACATGA
- a CDS encoding DUF167 domain-containing protein produces MKISVKVKTGSKKDSVNQMEGASYLVSVKAQPVEGKANEAIIKILSDYFNVPKSNINILRGEHSKNKVIEIL; encoded by the coding sequence ATGAAAATTTCTGTCAAGGTAAAAACCGGATCAAAAAAAGATTCAGTAAATCAAATGGAAGGGGCAAGCTATCTTGTCTCTGTTAAGGCACAGCCTGTTGAGGGAAAGGCCAACGAGGCCATTATAAAAATTCTGAGTGATTACTTCAACGTGCCAAAAAGCAATATTAATATATTAAGAGGGGAACATTCTAAAAATAAGGTTATTGAGATCCTGTAA